Proteins encoded in a region of the Uloborus diversus isolate 005 chromosome 1, Udiv.v.3.1, whole genome shotgun sequence genome:
- the LOC129234257 gene encoding fibroin heavy chain-like isoform X10: MGWLTNIAICLFLMSGQTLVSGSHNPMFSASSQVEAFASSFNSAMSGCPGISASTLMDVVEISSTFTETFLGKFETLNAMTQEGYLIGFVTEIAAVLLQEQSGNEAALNYVIDILGDCLLQATGNRDDLLMIEARDLVSVLARDSKRNKDVSTQSESNKAGIHAESDSSSSASSSNSGPGNWNNGNYGTVWQPNAPGSSNTVSSSAASSSTSGSPGGYSVIFNSPGETSSSTTRTSSSSSSSDGGNGLGYNGGYGQGYPSSYVPSGSSASSAASSTSNTQSGPEVLDIIFVNTPGQYGTESSSSSAAAAAGSTGPGYGQGWEQGGTGYGNGYGQGNGAGSAAAAAASAGGPGSGQGWGGAPGYGGGDSSSAAAAAAKGNGGNGYGNDGTGSGSSAASVSGAGAGAGAGGYGGGGYGSGYGNGSGPGSSASAASSASSRPGSGGQRGGPGYGNGASSSAAGAGAGGYGGGGYGSGYGNSGSGPVSSASAASSTSIGPGSGGQRRGGPGYGNSASSSAAGAGAGAGAGAGAGAGAGAGAGAGAGAGAGGYGGGGYGSGYGNSGSGPVSSASAASSTSIGPGSGGQRRGGPGYGNSASSSAAGAGAGAGAGAGAGAGAGAGAGAGGYGGGGYGSGYGNSGSGPVSSASAASSVSSGPGSGGQRSRRPGYRNGASSSAAGAGAGAGAGAGAGAGAGGYGGGGYGSGYGNGSGPGSSASAASSASIGPGSGGQKRGGPGYGNGASSSAAGAGAGGYGGGGYGSGYGNSGSGPVSSSSAASSVSSGPGSGGQKRGGPGYGNGASSSAAGAGAGGYGGGGYGSGYGNSGSGPVSSASAASSTSIGPGSGGQRRGGPGYGNSASSSAAGAGAGAGAGAGAGAGAGAGAGAGAGAGGYGGGGYGSGYGNSGSGPVSSASAASSTSIGPGSGGQRRGGPGYGNSASSSAAGAGAGAGAGAGAGAGAGAGAGAGGYGGGGYGSGYGNSGSGPVSSASAASSVSSGPGSGGQRSRRPGYRNGASSSAAGAGAGAGAGAAPGAGAGAGAGAGGYGGGGYGSGYGNGSGPGSSASAASSASIGPGSGGQKRGGPGYGNGASSSAAGAGAGGYGGGGYGSGYGNSGSGPVSSSSAASSVSSGPGSGGQKRGGPGYGNGASSSAAGAGAGGYGGGGYGSGYGNSGSGPVSSASAASSTSIGPGSGGQRRGGPGYGNSASSSAAGAGAGAGAGAGAGAGAGAGAGAGAGGYGGGGYGSGYGNGSGPGSSASAASSASSGPGSGGQRGGPGYGNGASSSAAGAGAGGYGGGGYGSGYGNSGSGPVSSASAASSTSIGPGSGGQRRGGPGYGNSASSSAAGAGAGAGAGAGAGAGAGAGAGAGAGAGGYGGGGYGSGYGNSGSGPVSSDSAASSTSIGPGSGGQRRGGPGYGNSASSSAAGAGAGAGAGAGAGAGAGAGAGAGGYGGGGYGSGYGNSGSGPVSSASAASSVSSGPGSGGQRSRRPGYRNGASSSAAGAGAGAGAGAAPGAGAGAGAGAGGYGGGGYGSGYGNGSGPGSSASAASSASIGPGSGGQKRGGPGYGNGASSSAAGAGAGGYGGGGYGSGYGNSGSGPVSSSSAASSVSSGPGSGGQKRGGPGYGNGASSSAAGAGAGGYGGGGYGSGYGNSGSGPVSSASAASSTSIGPGSGGQRRGGPGYGNSASSSAAGAGAGAGAGAGAGAGAGAGAGAGAGGSGGDGYGSGYGNDGSGSSAAAASSALSGQGPGRGYGGGRGSGGTASSSSTAASVVLGRRRGARRGNRRVIGSGTVATAVASSVGGDSSGSGTGGAPGYGSSGSSSASAASAGGSGGNGYGGGNGYGNDGSGSGSSAAAASAASSGQGTGGSWGPGYGNDGSSSAAATAASVNGNNGYGPDSGSGAGSSSAAAASSSSSGPGNGYGYDGRQGFGPGSSSSSSSSVSTVNNVVSSLGSGGFDLSSVSSLKSGIYSGLSSDLSDCERENEAHRVLLAAVLQLYLQCQSNGQYSNADIYGLLL, from the exons ATGGGGTGGCTAACAAATATTGCAATTTGTCTGTTCTTGATGAGTGGGCAGACCCTTGTATCGGGCTCCCATAACCCGATGTTTTCTGCGAGCAGCCAGGTAGAAGCTTTTGCTTCTTCCTTCAACAGCGCTATGTCTGGATGTCCGGGAATAAGTGCATCGACATTGATGGATGTGGTAGAAATTTCTAGCACCTTTACCGAAACATTCCTCGGGAAGTTCGAGACTTTAAATGCAATGACACAGGAAGGCTATCTAATTGGTTTCGTTACAGAAATAGCGGCAGTACTGTTACAAGAACAGAGTGGAAACGAAGCAGCACTTAATTATGTGATAGATATTTTAGGAGACTGTCTTCTTCAAGCTACAGGAAATAGGGATGACCTTCTTATGATAGAAGCCAGAGATTTAGTGTCTGTGCTCGCTCgagattcaaaaagaaacaagGACGTATCGACGCAATCAGAGTCAAATAAAGCCGGAATTCATGCTGAAAGTGATTCAAGCAGTTCAGCAAGTTCTTCAAATTCTGGACCTGGAAACTGGAACAATGGAAACTATGGTACAGTATGGCAACCAAACGCTCCTGGATCATCAAACACAGTTAGCTCATCCGCTGCTTCTTCGAGCACTTCCGGAAGTCCCGGTGGGTACAGCGTCATTTTCAACTCGCCAGGGGAAACATCCTCTTCTACAACTCGTACATCTTCATCGTCATCAAGCTCTGACGGTGGAAACGGATTAGGATATAACGGAGGATACGGTCAAGGTTATCCTTCAAGTTATGTTCCCAGCGGATCAAGTGCCTCAAGTGCAGCTTCGTCCACTTCCAACACTCAAAGCGGTCCAGAAGTTTTAGATATTATTTTCGTTAATACTCCAGGCCAATACGGAACTGAAAGCTCAAGCTCCTCTGCGGCAGCTGCTGCAGGAAGCACGGGACCCGGATACGGACAAGGATGGGAACAAGGAGGAACAGGATATGGTAACGGATATGGTCAAGGAAATGGAGCTGGATCAGCAGCCGCTGCTGCAGCATCTGCAGGTGGCCCAGGTTCAGGACAAGGATGGGGAGGAGCACCTGGATACGGAGGAGGAGATTCGTCTTCCGCTGCTGCGGCTGCAGCAAAAGGCAATGGAGGAAATGGTTACGGAAATGATGGAACAGGATCTGGATCATCAGCTGCTTCAGTCTCTGGAGCAGGAGCAGGAGCAGGAGCAGGAGGATATGGAGGAGGCGGTTACGGAAGTGGCTACGGAAATGGATCAGGACCAGGATCGTCAGCTTCCGCAGCCTCATCAGCTTCAAGTAGACCAGGTTCAGGAGGACAAAGAGGAGGGCCAGGATATGGAAACGGCGCATCGTCTTCCGCAGCAGGTGCTGGAGCAGGAGGCTATGGAGGGGGCGGTTACGGAAGTGGATACGGAAATAGTGGGTCAGGACCAGTATCGTCAGCTTCCGCAGCCTCATCAACTTCAATTGGACCAGGTTCAGGAGGACAAAGAAGAGGAGGGCCAGGATATGGAAACAGCGCGTCGTCTTCCGCAGCAGGTGCTGGAGCAGGAGCAGGTGCAGGAGCAGGTGCTGGAGCAGGAGCAGGCGCTGGAGCAGGAGCTGGAGCTGGAGCTGGAGCAGGTGGATATGGAGGAGGCGGTTACGGAAGTGGATACGGAAATAGTGGGTCAGGACCAGTATCGTCAGCTTCCGCAGCCTCATCAACTTCAATTGGACCAGGTTCAGGAGGACAAAGAAGAGGAGGGCCAGGATATGGAAACAGCGCGTCGTCTTCCGCAGCAGGTGCTGGAGCAGGTGCAGGAGCAGGTGCTGGAGCAGGAGCAGGCGCTGGAGCAGGAGCTGGAGCAGGTGGATATGGAGGAGGCGGTTACGGAAGTGGATACGGAAATAGTGGGTCAGGACCAGTATCGTCAGCTTCCGCAGCCTCATCAGTTTCAAGTGGACCAGGTTCAGGAGGACAAAGAAGTAGAAGGCCAGGATATCGAAACGGTGCATCGTCTTCCGCAGCAGGTGCTGGAGCAGGAGCAGGTGCTGGAGCAGGAGCTGGAGCTGGAGCAGGTGGATATGGAGGAGGCGGTTACGGAAGTGGCTACGGAAATGGGTCAGGACCAGGATCGTCAGCTTCCGCAGCCTCATCAGCTTCAATTGGACCAGGTTCAGGAGGACAAAAAAGAGGAGGGCCAGGATATGGAAACGGCGCATCGTCTTCCGCAGCAGGTGCTGGAGCAGGAGGCTATGGAGGGGGCGGTTACGGAAGTGGATACGGAAATAGTGGGTCAGGACCAGTATCGTCATCTTCCGCAGCCTCATCAGTTTCAAGTGGACCAGGTTCAGGAGGACAAAAAAGAGGAGGGCCAGGATATGGAAACGGCGCATCGTCTTCCGCAGCAGGTGCTGGAGCAGGAGGCTATGGAGGGGGCGGTTACGGAAGTGGATACGGAAATAGTGGGTCAGGACCAGTATCGTCAGCTTCCGCAGCCTCATCAACTTCAATTGGACCAGGTTCAGGAGGACAAAGAAGAGGAGGGCCAGGATATGGAAACAGCGCGTCGTCTTCCGCAGCAGGTGCTGGAGCAGGAGCAGGTGCAGGAGCAGGTGCTGGAGCAGGAGCAGGCGCTGGAGCAGGAGCTGGAGCTGGAGCAGGTGGATATGGAGGAGGCGGTTACGGAAGTGGATACGGAAATAGTGGGTCAGGACCAGTATCGTCAGCTTCCGCAGCCTCATCAACTTCAATTGGACCAGGTTCAGGAGGACAAAGAAGAGGAGGGCCAGGATATGGAAACAGCGCGTCGTCTTCCGCAGCAGGTGCTGGAGCAGGTGCAGGAGCAGGTGCTGGAGCAGGAGCAGGCGCTGGAGCAGGAGCTGGAGCAGGTGGATATGGAGGAGGCGGTTACGGAAGTGGATACGGAAATAGTGGGTCAGGACCAGTATCGTCAGCTTCCGCAGCCTCATCAGTTTCAAGTGGACCAGGTTCAGGAGGTCAAAGAAGTAGAAGGCCAGGATATCGAAACGGTGCATCGTCTTCCGCAGCAGGTGCTGGAGCAGGAGCAGGTGCTGGAGCAGCACCAGGTGCTGGAGCAGGAGCTGGAGCTGGAGCAGGTGGATATGGAGGAGGCGGTTACGGAAGTGGCTACGGAAATGGGTCAGGACCAGGATCGTCAGCTTCCGCAGCCTCATCAGCTTCAATTGGACCAGGTTCAGGAGGACAAAAAAGAGGAGGGCCAGGATATGGAAACGGCGCATCGTCTTCCGCAGCAGGTGCTGGAGCAGGAGGCTATGGAGGGGGCGGTTACGGAAGTGGATACGGAAATAGTGGGTCAGGACCAGTATCGTCATCTTCCGCAGCCTCATCAGTTTCAAGTGGACCAGGTTCAGGAGGACAAAAAAGAGGAGGGCCAGGATATGGAAACGGCGCATCGTCTTCCGCAGCAGGTGCTGGAGCAGGAGGCTATGGAGGGGGCGGTTACGGAAGTGGATACGGAAATAGTGGGTCAGGACCAGTATCGTCAGCTTCCGCAGCCTCATCAACTTCAATTGGACCAGGTTCAGGAGGACAAAGAAGAGGAGGGCCAGGATATGGAAACAGCGCGTCGTCTTCCGCAGCAGGTGCTGGAGCAGGAGCAGGTGCAGGAGCAGGTGCTGGAGCAGGAGCAGGCGCTGGAGCAGGAGCTGGAGCAGGTGGATATGGAGGAGGCGGTTACGGAAGTGGCTACGGAAATGGGTCAGGACCAGGATCGTCAGCTTCCGCAGCCTCATCAGCTTCAAGTGGACCAGGTTCAGGAGGACAAAGAGGAGGGCCAGGATATGGAAACGGCGCATCGTCTTCCGCAGCAGGTGCTGGAGCAGGAGGCTATGGAGGGGGCGGTTACGGAAGTGGATACGGAAATAGTGGGTCAGGACCAGTATCGTCAGCTTCCGCAGCCTCATCAACTTCAATTGGACCAGGTTCAGGAGGACAAAGAAGAGGAGGGCCAGGATATGGAAACAGCGCGTCGTCTTCCGCAGCAGGTGCTGGAGCAGGAGCAGGTGCAGGAGCAGGTGCTGGAGCAGGAGCAGGCGCTGGAGCAGGAGCTGGAGCTGGAGCAGGTGGATATGGAGGAGGCGGTTACGGAAGTGGATACGGAAATAGTGGGTCAGGACCAGTATCGTCAGATTCCGCAGCCTCATCAACTTCAATTGGACCAGGTTCAGGAGGACAAAGAAGAGGAGGGCCAGGATATGGAAACAGCGCGTCGTCTTCCGCAGCAGGTGCTGGAGCAGGTGCAGGAGCAGGTGCTGGAGCAGGAGCAGGCGCTGGAGCAGGAGCTGGAGCAGGTGGATATGGAGGAGGCGGTTACGGAAGTGGATACGGAAATAGTGGGTCAGGACCAGTATCGTCAGCTTCCGCAGCCTCATCAGTTTCAAGTGGACCAGGTTCAGGAGGACAAAGAAGTAGAAGGCCAGGATATCGAAACGGTGCATCGTCTTCCGCAGCAGGTGCTGGAGCAGGAGCAGGTGCTGGAGCAGCACCAGGTGCTGGAGCAGGAGCTGGAGCTGGAGCAGGTGGATATGGAGGAGGCGGTTACGGAAGTGGCTACGGAAATGGGTCAGGACCAGGATCGTCAGCTTCCGCAGCCTCATCAGCTTCAATTGGACCAGGTTCAGGAGGACAAAAAAGAGGAGGGCCAGGATATGGAAACGGCGCATCGTCTTCCGCAGCAGGTGCTGGAGCAGGAGGCTATGGAGGGGGCGGTTACGGAAGTGGATACGGAAATAGTGGGTCAGGACCAGTATCGTCATCTTCCGCAGCCTCATCAGTTTCAAGTGGACCAGGTTCAGGAGGACAAAAAAGAGGAGGGCCAGGATATGGAAACGGCGCATCGTCTTCCGCAGCAGGTGCTGGAGCAGGAGGCTATGGAGGGGGCGGTTACGGAAGTGGATACGGAAATAGTGGGTCAGGACCAGTATCGTCAGCTTCCGCAGCCTCATCAACTTCAATTGGACCAGGTTCAGGAGGACAAAGAAGAGGAGGGCCAGGATATGGAAACAGCGCGTCGTCTTCCGCAGCAGGTGCTGGAGCAGGAGCAGGTGCAGGAGCAG GTGCTGGAGCAGGTGCTGGAGCAGGAGCTGGAGCTGGAGCAGGTGGATCTGGAGGTGACGGTTACGGAAGTGGTTACGGAAATGATGGATCTGGATCGTCAGCTGCCGCAGCCTCATCAGCTTTAAGTGGACAAGGTCCAGGAAGAGGATATGGGGGAGGACGTGGCTCAGGTGGTACTGCATCTTCATCGTCTACAGCTGCTTCAGTGGTCTTAGGTAGACGCAGAGGGGCAAGAAGAGGAAATCGTAGAGTGATAGGATCTGGAACAGTAGCCACCGCAGTTGCTTCGTCTGTCGGTGGAGACAGTTCAGGATCAGGAACGGGAGGTGCACCTGGATACGGAAGTTCTGGTTCTTCTTCCGCTTCAGCGGCTTCAGCTGGTGGCTCAGGAGGAAATGGTTATGGCGGAGGAAATGGTTATGGAAATGATGGATCAGGATCTGGGTCATCAGCTGCCGCAGCCTCAGCGGCTTCAAGCGGACAAGGTACAGGAGGAAGTTGGGGACCAGGATATGGAAATGATGGCTCGTCTTCTGCTGCTGCGACGGCAGCAAGTGTTAATGGAAACAATGGATATGGACCAGATAGCGGTTCCGGAGCTGGATCTTCGTCTGCTGCAGCTGCAAGTAGTTCTAGTTCTGGTCCTGGTAATGGATATGGCTATGACGGTAGACAAGGATTCGGACCAGGATCGTCCTCCTCTTCTTCGTCATCCGTTTCCACAGTTAATAATGTTGTCTCATCGTTAGGAAGTGGAGGTTTCGACTTGAGCTCTGTTTCGTCTCTTAAGAGTGGAATTTACTCCGGTTTGTCATCTGACCTGTCTGATTGTGAAAGAGAAAATGAAGCCCACAGGGTATTGTTGGCCGCTGTTCTTCAACTCTATTTACAATGCCAATCAAATGGACAATATAGTAACGCGGATATTTACGGGCTTTTGCTTTAG